From Methylobacterium radiodurans, a single genomic window includes:
- the hpnJ gene encoding hopanoid biosynthesis associated radical SAM protein HpnJ, whose protein sequence is MRTLFLQAPTFDGFDGGAGSRYQAKREIKSFWYPTWLAQPAALVPNSKLIDAPPHNIKLDEIVAQANDFDLVVLHTSVPSFKSDVKTVEALKAANPKLIAGLIGAKVAVDAAGAMAQAPCIDFCARNEFDFTVKEVADGVPLSEIKGLSYRNADGVVIHNEDREIMTDMDQLPFVTSVYKRDLEMEKYFIGYLKHPYISFYSGRGCKSRCTFCLWPQTVGGHTYRTRSVAHVIEEIKYCLKEFPQTKEFFFDDDTFTDNLPRAEEIARELGKLGVTWSCNAKANVPRETLKVLKDNGLRLLLVGYESGNQKILNNIKKGMRVEVAERFTKDCHDLGIAIHGTFIVGLPGETKETIQETIAFAKRINPHTIQVSLAAPYPGTFLYKQAVENGWLDVENAELVDENGVQIAPLHYPHLSHTEIFSAVEEFYKKFYFRAPKIASIVSEMVRSPDMMKRRLREGVEFWHFLRERKAAA, encoded by the coding sequence ATGCGCACGCTCTTTCTCCAGGCCCCCACCTTCGACGGTTTCGACGGCGGCGCCGGCTCCCGCTACCAGGCTAAGCGCGAGATCAAGTCGTTCTGGTACCCGACCTGGCTCGCCCAGCCGGCCGCCCTGGTGCCGAACTCCAAGCTGATCGACGCGCCCCCGCACAACATCAAGCTCGACGAGATCGTGGCCCAGGCCAACGACTTCGACCTCGTGGTGCTGCACACCTCGGTCCCGTCCTTCAAGTCGGACGTGAAGACCGTCGAGGCGCTGAAGGCCGCCAACCCGAAGCTGATCGCCGGCCTGATCGGCGCCAAGGTCGCGGTGGACGCCGCCGGCGCCATGGCCCAGGCCCCGTGCATCGATTTCTGCGCCCGCAACGAGTTCGACTTCACCGTCAAGGAAGTCGCCGACGGCGTGCCGCTGTCGGAGATCAAGGGGCTGTCCTACCGCAACGCCGACGGTGTCGTGATCCACAACGAGGATCGCGAGATCATGACGGACATGGACCAGCTGCCGTTCGTGACCTCCGTCTACAAGCGCGACCTTGAGATGGAGAAGTACTTCATCGGCTACCTGAAGCACCCCTACATCTCGTTCTATTCGGGTCGGGGCTGCAAGTCGCGCTGCACCTTCTGCCTCTGGCCGCAGACGGTCGGCGGCCACACCTACCGCACCCGCTCGGTCGCGCACGTGATCGAGGAGATCAAGTATTGCCTGAAGGAGTTCCCCCAGACCAAGGAGTTCTTCTTCGACGACGACACTTTCACCGACAACCTGCCGCGCGCCGAGGAGATCGCCCGCGAGCTCGGTAAGCTCGGCGTGACGTGGTCGTGCAACGCCAAGGCCAACGTGCCGCGCGAGACCCTGAAGGTGCTCAAGGACAACGGCCTGCGCCTGCTTCTGGTCGGCTACGAGTCCGGCAACCAGAAGATCCTGAACAACATCAAGAAGGGCATGCGGGTCGAGGTGGCCGAGCGCTTCACCAAGGACTGTCACGACCTCGGCATCGCCATCCACGGCACCTTCATCGTCGGCCTGCCCGGCGAGACCAAGGAGACGATCCAGGAGACGATCGCCTTCGCCAAGCGCATCAACCCGCACACCATCCAGGTCTCGCTGGCCGCGCCCTACCCGGGCACGTTCCTGTACAAGCAGGCGGTCGAGAACGGTTGGCTCGACGTCGAGAACGCCGAACTCGTCGACGAGAACGGCGTGCAGATCGCGCCGCTCCACTACCCGCACCTCTCGCACACCGAGATCTTCTCGGCGGTCGAGGAGTTCTACAAGAAGTTCTACTTCCGCGCCCCGAAGATCGCCTCGATCGTCAGCGAGATGGTCCGCTCGCCCGACATGATGAAGCGCCGCCTGCGCGAGGGCGTGGAGTTCTGGCACTTCCTTCGGGAGCGCAAGGCCGCCGCGTAA
- the hpnI gene encoding bacteriohopanetetrol glucosamine biosynthesis glycosyltransferase HpnI, with protein MDLTWLSQIFLLLAVVGCVYGLVSAWLGGRFAAKPAPRLPEGEPRASVTILKPLCGLEPNLYENLATFCRQVYAGPVQIVFGVQNAADPAIGVVERLKSAHPDLRIDLVIDARQHGSNRKVSNLINMSERIAHDVIVLADSDMVVAPDYLERLVAELSQPGVTGVTCLYHGVPANRGVYAHLSALAIDVQFLPNVLMGTGLGLAKPCFGSTIAFTAESLAKIGGFQRVRNDLADDYELGEALRGLGGRVAIPNFSIGHTCVDTEITGLWRHELRWNRTIRNVDPAGYAGSVVTHAFPLALIGALLPGAGTGALAVAALALACRILLCVRLERAFGLEPHPYWLLPIRDILSFMNFSWSFVSGAVTWKGHDYRVVADGTLIPEAQLSKDAEAPTA; from the coding sequence ATGGACCTGACCTGGCTCTCGCAGATCTTCCTGCTCCTCGCGGTCGTCGGCTGCGTCTACGGCCTGGTCTCCGCCTGGCTCGGCGGCCGCTTCGCGGCGAAGCCCGCGCCGCGCCTGCCCGAGGGCGAGCCGCGCGCGTCCGTCACGATCCTCAAGCCCCTCTGCGGCCTCGAGCCGAACCTCTACGAGAACCTCGCCACCTTCTGCCGCCAGGTTTATGCCGGTCCGGTGCAGATCGTCTTCGGTGTGCAGAACGCCGCGGATCCGGCGATCGGCGTGGTGGAACGGCTCAAGAGCGCCCATCCTGATCTGCGCATCGATCTCGTGATCGACGCGCGCCAGCACGGCTCGAACCGCAAGGTCTCGAACCTCATCAACATGTCCGAGCGCATCGCCCACGACGTGATCGTGCTGGCCGACAGCGACATGGTGGTGGCACCGGACTATCTGGAGCGCCTCGTCGCCGAGCTGTCCCAACCGGGCGTGACCGGCGTGACCTGCCTCTACCACGGCGTACCGGCCAACCGCGGCGTCTACGCCCACCTGTCCGCGCTCGCCATCGACGTTCAGTTCCTGCCCAACGTCCTGATGGGCACCGGGCTCGGGCTCGCAAAGCCCTGCTTCGGCTCGACCATCGCCTTCACGGCCGAATCGCTCGCGAAGATCGGCGGCTTCCAGCGCGTCCGGAACGATCTCGCCGACGACTACGAGCTGGGCGAGGCGCTGCGCGGCCTCGGCGGCCGAGTCGCCATCCCGAACTTCTCGATCGGGCATACCTGCGTCGATACCGAGATCACCGGCCTCTGGCGGCACGAGCTGCGCTGGAACCGCACCATCCGCAACGTCGATCCGGCGGGCTACGCGGGCTCGGTCGTGACCCACGCCTTCCCGCTGGCGCTGATCGGCGCCCTCCTGCCGGGCGCGGGCACCGGGGCGCTCGCTGTCGCGGCGCTGGCGCTCGCCTGCCGCATCCTGCTCTGCGTGCGCCTGGAGCGCGCCTTCGGCCTGGAGCCGCACCCCTACTGGCTGTTGCCGATCCGCGACATCCTCTCCTTCATGAACTTCTCCTGGAGCTTCGTCTCGGGGGCGGTGACATGGAAAGGTCACGATTATCGGGTGGTTGCGGACGGTACGCTGATCCCGGAAGCGCAACTCAGCAAGGATGCTGAGGCGCCGACCGCCTGA
- a CDS encoding MlaC/ttg2D family ABC transporter substrate-binding protein, which produces MRLIRSALIALLMVAAPVARAADDPGVATVKALYESFAAAVKDGGGTLQQRVEAVGPTIERSFDFPHMLRLAVGQSWSGFTPEQQGALTEAFRRNFVTTYANRLKQAAGGRFEVLGSERRESGSIVQTKVTTPDNDESQIDFVANSEGRVTDVLLNGNVSEVATQRTVFNQPLKAGGADGLLKFLRQRTETMLSAKPAP; this is translated from the coding sequence GTGCGCCTGATCCGCTCCGCCCTGATCGCCCTTCTCATGGTGGCCGCGCCCGTCGCGCGGGCCGCGGACGATCCCGGCGTGGCGACCGTGAAGGCGCTCTACGAGAGCTTCGCCGCGGCGGTGAAGGATGGCGGCGGCACGCTGCAGCAGCGCGTCGAGGCTGTCGGCCCGACGATCGAGCGCAGCTTTGACTTCCCGCACATGCTTCGGCTCGCGGTGGGCCAGTCCTGGTCGGGCTTCACGCCCGAGCAGCAGGGCGCGCTCACCGAGGCTTTCCGGCGCAACTTCGTGACGACCTACGCGAACCGCCTGAAGCAGGCGGCCGGCGGCCGGTTCGAGGTGCTGGGCAGCGAGCGGCGCGAGTCGGGCAGCATCGTCCAGACCAAGGTCACTACCCCCGACAACGACGAGTCGCAGATCGACTTCGTCGCCAATTCCGAGGGCCGGGTGACCGACGTGTTGCTCAACGGCAACGTGAGCGAGGTCGCGACGCAGCGGACGGTCTTCAATCAGCCTCTGAAGGCTGGCGGCGCGGACGGTTTGCTGAAATTCCTGCGCCAGCGCACCGAAACCATGCTCTCGGCCAAACCGGCGCCTTGA
- a CDS encoding flippase-like domain-containing protein, producing the protein MKRLTTLALIVGLCTVVGLLWSYGPEDVAAAVVAAGWGAALVVLARVVAVAWAGLGWYAVFPREGRPALLACIDIRFIREGINTLLPVATVGGDFVGARLLTRRGVTGGLAGASMFVDLMTQAATQFLFTVMGLGLLVWLVGDGPVARTVAGGLALAAPALAAFYLIQRRAGHRVVQGLLTRFASGREWRALGAVDVLYDNLRRLYAAPRRVGAGLAVHFAGWIIGSFEVWVCLHFMGYPVSVAEAIVIESLAQAVRGAAFAVPGALGAQEGGLIALCALFGIPAEAALALSLIKRVADLLCGVPGLVQWHREERRFNAEPTAEERRGRELGRRLGPVLQPATLGPFYSYAPPRMSSARLSETEGDLKQCA; encoded by the coding sequence GCGGCGCTCGTCGTGCTCGCGCGCGTCGTCGCGGTCGCCTGGGCCGGGCTCGGCTGGTACGCCGTGTTCCCGCGCGAGGGCCGTCCCGCCCTCCTCGCCTGCATCGACATCCGCTTCATCCGCGAGGGCATCAACACGCTGCTGCCGGTCGCGACCGTGGGCGGCGACTTCGTGGGCGCGCGCCTGCTGACCCGGCGCGGCGTCACGGGGGGCTTGGCCGGCGCCAGCATGTTCGTGGACCTGATGACCCAGGCCGCGACACAGTTCCTGTTCACCGTGATGGGGCTCGGCCTGCTGGTCTGGCTCGTCGGCGACGGGCCGGTCGCGCGCACCGTGGCGGGCGGCCTCGCGCTGGCCGCACCCGCGCTCGCCGCCTTCTACCTGATCCAGCGCCGGGCCGGGCACCGGGTCGTGCAGGGCCTGCTCACCCGCTTCGCCTCCGGCCGCGAGTGGCGGGCGCTCGGCGCCGTGGACGTGCTCTACGACAACCTGCGCCGACTCTACGCCGCCCCGCGCCGGGTCGGCGCCGGCCTCGCGGTGCACTTCGCCGGCTGGATCATCGGCTCGTTCGAGGTCTGGGTCTGCCTGCACTTCATGGGCTATCCGGTCAGCGTCGCCGAGGCGATCGTGATCGAGAGCCTCGCCCAGGCCGTGCGCGGCGCCGCCTTCGCGGTGCCCGGGGCGCTCGGCGCGCAGGAGGGCGGCCTGATCGCGCTCTGCGCCCTGTTCGGCATCCCGGCCGAGGCGGCGCTGGCGCTCTCGCTGATCAAGCGCGTCGCCGACCTGCTCTGCGGCGTGCCGGGCCTCGTCCAGTGGCACCGGGAGGAGCGCCGGTTCAACGCCGAGCCCACGGCCGAGGAGCGGCGCGGGCGCGAGCTCGGGCGCCGGCTCGGCCCCGTGCTGCAGCCGGCAACGCTCGGTCCCTTCTACAGCTACGCTCCGCCGCGCATGTCCTCCGCCCGGCTCTCCGAGACCGAGGGAGACCTGAAGCAGTGCGCCTGA
- the hpnK gene encoding hopanoid biosynthesis-associated protein HpnK, which translates to MKRLVVTADDFGLSLEVNEAVEQAHRDGILSAASLMVSAPAAADALVRARRLPGLRVGLHLVLVEAWPTLPAAELPDLTDARGLMRRDMERFGLDLALKPAARRQLAAEIRAQFEAFRITGLPLDHVNAHKHFHIHPLIAGLVLRIGRDYGMRAIRVPREPREILRRAEPGFRPRAALDTAPWAALLAVRARQAGLVIPDRTLGLAWSGAMTPDRVAALLDILPDGLTELYTHPATAGGFEGEAPGYAYAAERDALVDARVRAAVQRVRAVLGGFSDVTH; encoded by the coding sequence GTGAAGCGACTGGTCGTCACCGCCGACGATTTCGGCCTGAGCCTCGAAGTGAACGAGGCCGTCGAGCAGGCTCACCGGGACGGCATCCTCTCCGCGGCGAGCCTGATGGTCTCGGCGCCCGCCGCCGCGGACGCGCTCGTGCGCGCACGCCGCCTGCCCGGCCTGCGCGTCGGGCTGCATCTCGTTCTGGTCGAGGCGTGGCCGACGCTGCCGGCCGCCGAGTTGCCCGACCTCACGGACGCACGCGGGTTGATGCGGCGCGACATGGAGCGCTTCGGCCTGGACCTCGCCCTGAAGCCCGCCGCCCGCCGCCAGCTCGCGGCGGAGATCCGGGCGCAGTTCGAGGCGTTTCGCATCACCGGCCTGCCGCTCGACCACGTCAACGCCCACAAGCACTTCCACATCCACCCGCTGATCGCCGGCTTGGTGCTGCGGATCGGGCGCGATTACGGGATGCGGGCGATCCGCGTGCCGCGCGAGCCGCGCGAGATCCTGCGCCGCGCCGAGCCCGGCTTCCGGCCGCGCGCCGCGCTCGACACCGCCCCCTGGGCGGCGCTTCTCGCCGTTCGCGCCCGGCAGGCCGGCTTGGTGATCCCCGACCGGACGCTGGGCCTCGCATGGTCAGGGGCCATGACGCCGGACCGGGTGGCGGCTCTTCTGGATATCCTTCCGGACGGCCTGACCGAGCTCTACACGCACCCCGCGACCGCGGGCGGCTTCGAGGGCGAGGCGCCCGGCTACGCCTACGCCGCCGAGCGGGACGCGCTGGTCGACGCCCGGGTGCGTGCCGCCGTGCAGCGCGTCAGAGCGGTGCTCGGCGGCTTCTCGGACGTGACCCACTGA
- a CDS encoding MMPL family transporter, whose amino-acid sequence MIERLVASSVRHRWVVLALAALLTVASAGLSAHLFRINTDVERLIDPKEPWRQDEIAYEKAFPQRTNTVVAVIDGQTPEQAEEAATALVQALAVHKNLIETVYRPDGGPFYDKNGLLLMSQQELEKTTEQLVQQQGLLGPLAADPSLRGVMRVLTLGARGVKSGDAKLEDLEKPMGQIDSVLQRVLKGEPARLSWQMLLSGGETRTTDLRKFVMIQPVLDFNALQPGYHATKLIRNVAKDLKIAPEYGLTMRLTGPVAVADDEFATLSDDAFLNNAVTVGAIVLFLWLALRSAPLVVAVMITTFAGLIVTAALGLLMVGELNPISVAFAALFVGLGIDFGIQFAVRYRADRYEQPTLDAALRAASRGVGWSLTLAAVSLIAGFFAFLPTAFRGVSELGLIAGVGMIVAYLFALTVLPALIAVFKPRGEKEAVETTWLSGVDPWIIEHRKGVLIAVGLITLAGAPLLWKLPFDSNPMHLRSPKVESIATYLDLIKDPATSPNVIDVLAPSVDAVPELTKKLTALASVSSANSIDTFVPRDQDRKLATIRETAELLDPVLNPTRRPPPPTDADNVKALKDAAAALNGIANDSPGGKAAGQLATTLDKLAAAPVATREAASVALTANLNPLLTRLRALIHPERITLDNLPPQLKAEWVAADGRARIELHPKGNSNDDAVLRNFANEVRTVAPHATGAPVATTASTYTILGAFVQAGVTAFVLIFIILSVALRKPWDVAMTLGPLVLATLWTLMALYVVGMPLNFANIIALPLMLAVGVAFHIYYVIAWRAGVTDMLASSLTRAIFFSALTTGTAFGSLVLSSHPGTASMGKLLALSLFFTLVAAFFVVPAFLGPPPAQPDADRPEGDAAVKDPLVARRAEAVPAK is encoded by the coding sequence GTGATCGAACGTCTCGTCGCGTCCTCCGTCCGGCACCGCTGGGTCGTCCTCGCCCTCGCTGCGCTCCTGACCGTGGCGAGCGCGGGATTGTCCGCCCATCTGTTCCGGATCAACACCGACGTCGAGCGGCTGATCGATCCGAAGGAGCCCTGGCGGCAGGACGAGATCGCCTACGAGAAGGCCTTCCCGCAGCGGACCAACACGGTTGTCGCCGTCATCGACGGGCAGACGCCGGAGCAGGCCGAGGAGGCCGCGACCGCGCTGGTCCAGGCTCTCGCCGTCCACAAGAACCTGATCGAGACCGTGTACCGGCCGGACGGCGGCCCCTTCTACGACAAGAACGGCCTCCTGCTGATGTCGCAGCAGGAGCTTGAGAAGACCACCGAGCAGCTGGTCCAACAGCAGGGCCTGCTGGGGCCGCTCGCCGCCGACCCGTCTCTGCGCGGCGTGATGCGCGTCCTCACCCTGGGCGCCCGCGGCGTGAAGAGCGGCGACGCCAAACTGGAGGACCTCGAGAAGCCCATGGGGCAGATCGATTCGGTGCTCCAGCGGGTGCTGAAGGGCGAGCCCGCCCGCCTCTCCTGGCAGATGCTGCTCTCGGGCGGTGAGACCCGCACCACCGACCTGCGCAAGTTCGTGATGATCCAGCCGGTGCTGGACTTCAACGCGCTGCAGCCCGGCTACCACGCGACCAAGCTGATCCGGAACGTCGCCAAGGATCTGAAGATCGCGCCCGAGTACGGTCTGACCATGCGGCTCACTGGCCCGGTGGCCGTGGCCGACGACGAGTTCGCGACGCTCTCCGACGACGCCTTCCTGAACAACGCCGTCACGGTGGGCGCAATCGTCCTCTTCCTGTGGCTGGCGCTGCGCTCGGCCCCGCTCGTGGTCGCGGTGATGATCACGACCTTCGCGGGTCTGATCGTCACCGCGGCGCTCGGCCTCCTGATGGTCGGCGAGCTGAACCCGATCTCGGTCGCGTTCGCGGCGCTCTTCGTCGGCCTCGGCATCGATTTCGGCATCCAGTTCGCGGTGCGCTACCGGGCCGACCGCTACGAGCAGCCGACGCTCGATGCCGCGCTGCGCGCCGCCTCGCGCGGGGTCGGCTGGTCGCTGACGCTGGCTGCCGTCTCACTGATCGCCGGCTTCTTCGCGTTCCTGCCCACCGCCTTCCGGGGCGTGTCGGAACTCGGCCTGATCGCCGGCGTCGGCATGATCGTGGCCTACCTGTTCGCTCTGACCGTGCTGCCGGCGCTGATCGCGGTGTTCAAGCCGCGGGGCGAGAAGGAGGCCGTCGAGACCACGTGGCTCTCGGGCGTCGATCCGTGGATCATCGAGCACCGCAAGGGCGTCCTGATCGCTGTCGGCCTGATCACGCTGGCCGGGGCGCCGCTCCTCTGGAAGCTGCCCTTCGATTCGAACCCGATGCACCTGCGCAGTCCGAAGGTCGAGTCGATCGCCACGTATCTCGACCTGATCAAGGACCCGGCCACCAGCCCGAACGTGATCGACGTGCTGGCGCCGAGCGTCGACGCCGTACCGGAGCTGACGAAGAAGCTGACCGCCCTCGCCTCGGTGTCGAGCGCCAACAGCATCGACACCTTCGTGCCGCGCGATCAGGACAGGAAGCTCGCCACGATCCGGGAGACGGCGGAGCTTCTGGATCCGGTGCTCAACCCGACGCGCCGGCCGCCCCCGCCGACCGATGCCGACAACGTGAAGGCGTTGAAGGACGCGGCCGCCGCCCTCAACGGCATCGCGAACGACTCGCCCGGCGGAAAGGCGGCGGGGCAGCTCGCCACCACCCTCGACAAGCTCGCGGCGGCCCCGGTCGCCACGCGCGAAGCCGCCTCGGTCGCGCTGACGGCGAATCTCAACCCGCTGCTGACGCGCCTGCGCGCGCTGATCCACCCCGAGCGGATCACCCTCGACAACCTGCCGCCCCAGCTGAAGGCGGAGTGGGTCGCGGCTGATGGGCGTGCGCGCATCGAACTGCACCCGAAAGGCAACTCCAACGACGACGCGGTGCTGCGCAACTTTGCCAACGAGGTGCGCACCGTGGCACCGCACGCCACCGGCGCCCCGGTCGCTACCACGGCCTCGACCTACACGATCCTCGGCGCCTTCGTGCAGGCGGGCGTCACCGCCTTCGTGCTGATCTTCATCATCCTGTCGGTGGCGCTGCGGAAGCCCTGGGATGTCGCCATGACGCTCGGCCCGCTGGTGCTCGCCACCCTGTGGACCCTGATGGCACTCTACGTCGTAGGCATGCCGCTGAACTTCGCCAACATCATCGCGCTGCCTCTGATGCTCGCGGTGGGCGTCGCCTTCCACATCTACTACGTGATCGCGTGGCGGGCGGGGGTCACCGACATGCTGGCTTCCAGCCTGACGCGGGCGATCTTCTTCTCTGCGCTGACCACCGGCACGGCCTTCGGCTCGCTGGTGCTGTCGAGCCATCCGGGCACGGCGAGCATGGGCAAGCTGCTTGCGCTCTCCCTGTTCTTCACCCTGGTGGCGGCCTTCTTCGTTGTGCCGGCCTTCCTGGGTCCGCCCCCGGCTCAGCCGGACGCCGACCGGCCCGAAGGCGACGCCGCGGTCAAGGACCCGCTCGTGGCACGCAGAGCCGAGGCGGTTCCGGCGAAGTAG
- the hpnH gene encoding adenosyl-hopene transferase HpnH: protein MGIPLRYVAKIGGYILKQHLTGRKRYPLVMMMEPLFRCNLACAGCGKIDYPDEILNKRLPVDEALESVRECGAPVVVIAGGEPLLHKDLPKIVEGIIAQKKFAIVCTNALLLEKKIKEYKPSPYFTWSIHLDGDKEMHDQSVCQRGVYDKAVAAIAKAKEMGFRVTINCTFFNNSSADKIADFFDSVTRMGIDGITVSPGYAYERAPDQKHFLNRKATKDLFRGVFRHGKEKGREKWTFQQSGLFLDFLAGNQTYHCTPWGNPTRTVFGWQKPCYLLGEGYAATFKELMEETDWDAYGTGNYEKCADCMVHSGYEASSVVDSVRKPWKPVLHAIRGIRTEGEMAPEVSLENQRPAEFVFSRNVAQKLSEIKASGADTKQEARKRSAA, encoded by the coding sequence TTGGGAATCCCCCTCCGGTACGTCGCGAAGATCGGCGGCTACATCCTCAAGCAGCACCTTACGGGCCGCAAGCGCTACCCGCTGGTGATGATGATGGAGCCCCTGTTCCGCTGCAATCTCGCCTGCGCCGGTTGCGGCAAGATCGATTACCCGGACGAGATCCTGAACAAGCGCCTGCCCGTCGATGAGGCGCTGGAATCCGTGCGCGAGTGCGGCGCGCCCGTCGTGGTGATCGCGGGCGGCGAGCCGCTTCTCCACAAGGATCTGCCGAAGATCGTCGAGGGCATCATCGCCCAGAAGAAGTTCGCCATCGTCTGCACGAACGCGCTGCTCCTCGAGAAGAAGATCAAGGAGTACAAGCCCTCCCCGTACTTCACCTGGTCGATCCATCTCGATGGCGACAAGGAGATGCACGACCAGTCGGTCTGCCAGCGCGGCGTCTACGACAAGGCGGTGGCGGCGATCGCGAAGGCCAAGGAGATGGGCTTCCGCGTCACCATCAACTGCACCTTCTTCAACAACTCTTCGGCCGACAAGATCGCCGACTTCTTCGATTCGGTGACCCGCATGGGCATCGACGGCATCACGGTCTCTCCGGGCTACGCCTACGAGCGCGCCCCCGACCAGAAGCACTTCCTCAACCGCAAGGCGACGAAGGATCTGTTCCGCGGCGTGTTCCGGCATGGCAAGGAGAAGGGCCGCGAGAAGTGGACCTTCCAGCAGTCGGGCCTGTTCCTCGACTTCCTGGCCGGCAACCAGACCTACCACTGCACCCCGTGGGGCAACCCGACCCGCACCGTGTTCGGCTGGCAGAAGCCCTGCTACCTGCTCGGCGAGGGCTACGCGGCGACCTTCAAGGAGCTGATGGAGGAGACCGACTGGGACGCCTACGGCACCGGCAACTACGAGAAGTGCGCCGACTGCATGGTGCACTCGGGCTACGAGGCCTCCTCGGTGGTCGATTCGGTGCGCAAGCCCTGGAAGCCGGTCCTGCACGCGATCCGCGGCATCCGGACCGAGGGCGAGATGGCTCCCGAGGTCAGCCTGGAGAACCAGCGCCCGGCCGAGTTCGTGTTCTCGCGCAACGTCGCCCAGAAGCTCTCCGAGATCAAAGCCTCGGGCGCCGACACGAAGCAGGAAGCCCGCAAGCGCAGCGCCGCCTGA